TCGTTGCAAAACAAGGTTTGTTTTTAGCTTGTTAAGAGCGATGGCCCGTCATAACGGCGGGCCGGCGTTGGCGTGAATAATAAAAACATAGAAAATCGCTGAAGGGGCTTGTAAAGCCTTTGCCTTCGTTCCGAAGGCACTACTTCAGCTGATTTTCACGTTTTTATTAGTGCGGGTGGAAACATCGTTATGACTATCCTTTTTGGTAACTTTTTTGGATAAGCAAAAAAGTTAAAATAAAAAAATAGTCAATAAATCACAAAATACTAACATACTCTATCAAAGTATTGCTTAAATACATGATTTCATCAAAATCGCAAGTTTTACACCGCTTCCTCACAACCACAACGTTTGAACGTTTGAAGGCACATATATATGCGTTTCCATCGTTCCAACGTAAATGCAGCGTTTTTCTCCCTTTTGTTTTATTAAATTTGTAATTCACACATTATTAATGAGCTGCATTTATTAAGTGTAATTTTTACCTATTTTTATATATGTGTTTAGTTTAAATTTGTACAATTTTATAACATATTTATACAACTATCACCAAATAAGCTATTTAGATAAATTATTGCTTTTGTAAATAAAAATTTATAAACATTTTGAATAAAATAATAATCTTTTTTCTTGCTATTTGCATTTTTTTTCGTATATTTGCACAAGGTTTTGAATATAATTATAAAATAATGACAAAAATTCCACTTAAAGACATTTCTGATATCCGTTTCGGTTTTTATAGTAAATCTGCATCCAAAGGCAAATATAACTATATTCAGGCTAACTACTTTGACAACAATGGTTTTCTTATAAACCCTTCCGATAGTTTTATCAACATCGGGGACAAGGATCTATCCCATATACTACAGGACGGTGATGTTCTTTTTATAAGCAAAGGCTTCCGGTACTTTGCCTGGTGTTATCATAATGACTTTGGTCCCGCTGTTGCTTCAGCTATCTTCTTCGTGATACGCCCTGACATAAATAAGGTACTACCAGAATATCTGACTACTTTCTTTAATTTACCAAAGAATCAGGAATTTTTCAAACAGTTCGGTGCCGGTAGTTCCATTCCGTCTATTCGTAAATCCGAACTCGGAAGTTTAATGATTCCGGTTTTACCTGTTTCAATGCAGAAAAATGTCGTTGCATTGAATTCATTGTACCGAAAGGACTTTGAATTATCATCCCAATTGTTAAAATATAAAACTGAATTGTACCAATCCGTAATTTCAAATATTTTAAAATAAAATTCATGGAACAGAAAAAAATCAATCAGAAGGAAATTAATAATATTGTTTGGAAAGCATGCGACACCTTTCGGGGTGTTGTTGACCCCTCACAATACAAAGATTATGTTCTTACAATGTTATTTCTTAAATATGTTTCAGATGTCTGGAAAGATAAAAAAGCACTTTACTCCGAAAAATATGAGGGAGACCTTGTGCGGATCGAACGGGCTATGCGTAACGAACGCTTTCAGTTACCTGACGCAAGTACCTTTGACTTTCTTTATGAAAAACGTAACGAAGCCAATTTAGGCGAGTTGATTGACATTGCGCTTACCGGTCTTGAAGACGAAAACCGTAATAAACTGGCAAACGTTTTCCGCAATATCTCCTTTAATTCTGAAGCAGTCTTCGGACAGACCAAAGAGCGTAACCGCATCCTTAAAAATCTTTTGGTTGACTTTTCTTCACTCGATCTTCAGCCATCCCATCTCGAAGGTAACGATGTTATTGGTGATGCCTATGAATATCTGATAGCACAGTTTGCCGGTGCTGCAGGAAAAAAAGCCGGTGAATTTTACACGCCAAGCCAGGTATCTGAGTTGCTTGCCAAACTCGTGGAGCCAAAACCCGGCAACAGAATTTGTGACCCGGCTTGCGGTTCTGGTTCGTTATTAATAAAAGTTTCTGGTGAAGTGGGCAGTACAAATTACTCTCTTTACGGACAGGAAGCTATTGGCAGCACCTGGGCCTTATGTCGTATGAACATGTTCCTGCACGAGCAGGATAATGCTACCATTGAATGGGGCGATACGTTGAACAACCCAAAATTGCTGGAAGGCGAAAAACTGATGAAATTCAATATTGTTGTTGCAAATCCTCCGTTCTCACTCGATAAATGGGGTGCTGAACATGCCGCTGCCGATCAGTATAGTCGTTTTCATCGCGGTATTCCGCCCAAAAGTAAAGGCGACTATGCTTTCATTTCCCACATGATCGAAACCACATACGAAGATATAGGCAAGGTTGGTGTTATCGTTCCTCATGGTGTACTCTTCCGGGGAAGTTCCGAAGGAGTTATTCGTAAGAAATTTATCGAAGAAAATCTGCTCGAGGCAGTCATTGGCCTCCCTGCAAACCTTTTCTATGGGACAGGAATCCCTGCGGCTATCCTCATATTTAATCGTGGAAAAAAGGGAAATAAAGATGTGTTGTTCATTGATGCCAGCCGCGAATATGAACCGGGTAAAAATCAAAACATCCTTCGTGCCGGGGATATAAATCATATTGTTGATACCTTTAAGGCCTTTAAATCATCACCATCCTGCACTTCTGAAACTGGTGTGGTAATTGAAAATAAATATGCGTATCGTGCCACCATAAATGATATTAAAGAGAACGATTTCAACCTGAACATTCCCCGTTATGTCGACACATTTGAAGAAGAACCTGAAGTGGATATTCCGGCAACTAAAACCGAAATATCAAAGCTAAAAACGGAACTCGCAGAAGTGGAAAAACAAATGGAGAATTATTTAAAAGAATTAGGATTTTAAAATTTATTATTATGACAAAAATCGAAAACTTCAACAAAGTTGATACTCTTAAAAATCAATTATTGAGATTACAGCCACTAAAACCACAGGATGAACAACGCCTATGGAAAAAATTCAGGTTGGAATGGAACTTTAATTCAAATCATTTGGAAGGTAATACTCTAACATATGGACATACTGAATTATTATTGATTTTTGATAAAATCTCGGGGGATTATTCAGGACGTGAAATTGAAGAAATGAAAGCTCATGATGTCGCCATAAAAATGGTGGTTGATCTTTCTCAGGATAATGAACGCGACCTTACAGAAAGTTTCATTCGGCAACTAAATGCAATATTGCTTGTCCGTCCTTTTTGGAAAGAAGCGATCACTCCAGATGGTCAACCTACAAGAAAAGAGATAATACCCGGTAGCTATAAACAAACCTCAAATTCTGTGCGGCTCGAAAATGGAGAAATATTTCATTATGCTTCTCCTGAAGACACGCCAATTTTGATGAAGGATTTGATGGATTTTTATAGAGCACAATCAGCAGACAGCAAGGTGCACCCCTTGAGGTTGGCTGCTATGATGCATTATAAATTCGTTCGTATCCATCCGTTTGATGATGGTAATGGACGCGTTGCAAGGCTGCTGACTAATTATGTATTACTAAAAAATGGCTTTCCTCCGATAATTATTAAAGATAGCGAAAAGAAAGAATATCTGATGGCTTTAAATAAAGCCGATACCGGTGATTTGGATGCATTTGTAAGGTATATTGAAAATCAATTGTTGTGGTCATTGGAAATCTCAATAAAAGCTGCAAATGGTGAAAGTATTGAAGAAATAGGCGATCTGGATAAAAAAGTACAATTACTAAAGAAATCCCTTAAAGCAAAAAATAAAATTGTACTAAAAAGTAAAAATTCAGTTGAAAGAATCATTAACGATGTTTATATAAAGTATCTTAAAGCTTTGGAGATAGAATTAAATCGATTTAAGAGCTTGTTTAAATCAAGTGATTGGTTTTATAACAAAGGC
This genomic interval from Bacteroidales bacterium contains the following:
- a CDS encoding restriction endonuclease subunit S, coding for MTKIPLKDISDIRFGFYSKSASKGKYNYIQANYFDNNGFLINPSDSFINIGDKDLSHILQDGDVLFISKGFRYFAWCYHNDFGPAVASAIFFVIRPDINKVLPEYLTTFFNLPKNQEFFKQFGAGSSIPSIRKSELGSLMIPVLPVSMQKNVVALNSLYRKDFELSSQLLKYKTELYQSVISNILK
- a CDS encoding type I restriction-modification system subunit M, yielding MEQKKINQKEINNIVWKACDTFRGVVDPSQYKDYVLTMLFLKYVSDVWKDKKALYSEKYEGDLVRIERAMRNERFQLPDASTFDFLYEKRNEANLGELIDIALTGLEDENRNKLANVFRNISFNSEAVFGQTKERNRILKNLLVDFSSLDLQPSHLEGNDVIGDAYEYLIAQFAGAAGKKAGEFYTPSQVSELLAKLVEPKPGNRICDPACGSGSLLIKVSGEVGSTNYSLYGQEAIGSTWALCRMNMFLHEQDNATIEWGDTLNNPKLLEGEKLMKFNIVVANPPFSLDKWGAEHAAADQYSRFHRGIPPKSKGDYAFISHMIETTYEDIGKVGVIVPHGVLFRGSSEGVIRKKFIEENLLEAVIGLPANLFYGTGIPAAILIFNRGKKGNKDVLFIDASREYEPGKNQNILRAGDINHIVDTFKAFKSSPSCTSETGVVIENKYAYRATINDIKENDFNLNIPRYVDTFEEEPEVDIPATKTEISKLKTELAEVEKQMENYLKELGF
- a CDS encoding Fic family protein, whose amino-acid sequence is MTKIENFNKVDTLKNQLLRLQPLKPQDEQRLWKKFRLEWNFNSNHLEGNTLTYGHTELLLIFDKISGDYSGREIEEMKAHDVAIKMVVDLSQDNERDLTESFIRQLNAILLVRPFWKEAITPDGQPTRKEIIPGSYKQTSNSVRLENGEIFHYASPEDTPILMKDLMDFYRAQSADSKVHPLRLAAMMHYKFVRIHPFDDGNGRVARLLTNYVLLKNGFPPIIIKDSEKKEYLMALNKADTGDLDAFVRYIENQLLWSLEISIKAANGESIEEIGDLDKKVQLLKKSLKAKNKIVLKSKNSVERIINDVYIKYLKALEIELNRFKSLFKSSDWFYNKGATTAINTFPVSPFAVDKFENIIQHLIGFAKNGSESKYEVRLFLNRFNDEDDSFNIHMICDIVFEQRYFNIKMLIGPKEIDEKIVRSLVLISDPEFSKKIKKIAFEKNKYNDIYSEEFIKTWAVNVANSLFDYMETQANELELRRKKL